One Silene latifolia isolate original U9 population chromosome 4, ASM4854445v1, whole genome shotgun sequence DNA segment encodes these proteins:
- the LOC141651071 gene encoding cytochrome P450 94A2-like, producing the protein MLVLKKNLKLAVTETREFANSLIRQKKQQMLKNPAGTSSKEAEDLLSRFLISGHVDEKFVADIIISFMLAGRDTTSSALTWFFWLLNKNIPPQDEIVKEIDKTHNSSIYQEVKDMNYTHAALCEGDEEKWKFVPRDPYSYPVFQAGPRVCLGRDMALLQMKRVVAGVLARFRVVPLIDEGIEPVYLPYLTAKMKGGLPVRIEERALTR; encoded by the coding sequence ATGTTGGTTCTGAAAAAAAATCTGAAATTAGCAGTTACAGAAACCCGGGAATTCGCGAATTCCCTGATAAGACAGAAAAAACAGCAAATGCTGAAGAATCCTGCAggaacttcttcaaaagaagcAGAGGACTTACTGTCTAGATTTCTGATATCTGGCCACGTAGACGAGAAATTCGTAGCTGACATCATCATCAGTTTCATGCTGGCAGGCCGTGACACCACGTCATCGGCTCTGACGTGGTTTTTCTGGCTTCTTAACAAAAATATACCGCCACAGGATGAAATTGTAAAAGAAATAGACAAAACACATAATTCCTCTATTTATCAAGAAGTTAAAGACATGAATTATACTCATGCTGCTCTATGTGAGGGGGATGAAGAGAAGTGGAAATTTGTGCCTCGTGATCCGTATTCATATCCGGTTTTTCAGGCCGGACCTCGTGTTTGTCTAGGGAGGGATATGGCATTGTTACAAATGAAGAGGGTGGTTGCTGGTGTTTTAGCCAGGTTTAGAGTTGTTCCCTTGATTGATGAAGGGATCGAACCTGTGTACTTACCGTATTTGACTGCGAAAATGAAGGGTGGTTTGCCTGTTAGGATTGAAGAAAGGGCTCTAACCAGGTGA
- the LOC141652959 gene encoding cytochrome P450 94A1-like, giving the protein MFELGMFLPSFLFCTLSLIFLLFINKIIFSKKEKTSEFSDNIFPKSYPLIGHVIAFYQHKHDRFQWLVSLIVASPSATFTVHRPFGRKSISTGDPAVVEHILKTRFTIYEKGPMQKAILEDLLGDGIFNVDGAKWKFQRQVASHEFNTKSLRKFVENVVDSELSDRLIPILSSAAKNQTVLDLQDILQRFAFDNICKISFGYDPEYLSPSLPQSKFAVAFEDAVMISSMRFRSFFPIFWKIQRFLNVGSEKKLKLAVTETREFANSLIRQKKQQMLKNPEGTSLEAEDLLSRFLVSGHVDEKFVADIVISFMLAGRDTTSSALTWFFWLLNKNKQCQEEIVKEIGKNQSNKTENSSIYQEVKDMTYTHAALCEAMRLYPPVAADSKEAASDDVLPGGTVVKKGTWVTYNPYAMGRLESIWGSDWAEYRPERWLEVEGDEEKWKFVPRDPYSYPVFQAGPRVCLGREMAFLQMKRVVAGVLARFKVVPVIDEGIEPVYLPYLTAKMKGGLPVRIEERALTK; this is encoded by the coding sequence ATGTTTGAGCTTGGGATGTTCTTACCTTCatttctcttttgtactctatcaTTGATCTTCTTATTGTTCATCAACAAAATTATCttctcaaaaaaagaaaaaacttcGGAATTTTCTGATAATATTTTTCCGAAATCTTACCCTCTAATTGGTCATGTTATCGCCTTTTACCAACATAAACATGACAGGTTCCAGTGGCTAGTGAGTCTTATTGTTGCTTCTCCTTCTGCCACCTTCACTGTCCATCGTCCCTTTGGACGAAAGAGCATCTCCACGGGTGACCCGGCTGTCGTGGAGCATATTCTAAAGACCCGGTTTACGATCTATGAAAAGGGACCTATGCAAAAGGCCATTCTTGAAGATCTATTAGGGGATGGCATTTTCAATGTTGACGGTGCGAAATGGAAATTCCAAAGGCAAGTGGCCAGTCATGAATTTAACACCAAATCTTTGAGAAAATTTGTTGAGAATGTTGTAGATTCGGAGCTTTCTGATCGGTTGATTCCGATCTTGTCCAGTGCTGCGAAGAATCAGACGGTTCTTGATCTTCAGGACATACTCCAGAGGTTTGCATTTGACAACATTTGCAAAATCTCATTTGGGTATGACCCGGAATACTTGTCACCCTCTTTGCCACAGTCGAAATTTGCTGTGGCTTTTGAGGATGCTGTGATGATCAGTAGCATGAGATTTAGGtcattttttccaattttttggAAAATTCAAAGGTTTCTCAATGTTGGTTCAGAGAAAAAGCTGAAATTAGCAGTTACAGAAACCCGGGAATTCGCGAATTCCCTGATAAGACAGAAAAAACAGCAAATGCTGAAGAATCCTGAGGGAACTTCTTTAGAAGCAGAGGACTTGCTGTCTAGGTTTCTGGTATCCGGCCACGTAGACGAGAAATTCGTCGCTGACATCGTCATCAGTTTCATGCTGGCGGGCCGTGACACCACGTCATCAGCTCTGACTTGGTTTTTCTGGCTCCTTAACAAAAATAAACAGTGCCAGGAAGAAATTGTAAAAGAAATAGGCAAAAACCAGAGCAATAAAACCGAGAATTCCTCGATTTATCAAGAAGTTAAAGACATGACTTATACTCATGCTGCTCTATGTGAGGCCATGAGATTGTACCCGCCAGTCGCGGCCGACTCCAAAGAAGCCGCCAGTGACGATGTGTTGCCAGGGGGCACGGTTGTGAAGAAGGGTACATGGGTGACTTATAACCCTTATGCCATGGGTAGGCTGGAGAGCATATGGGGCTCAGACTGGGCTGAGTATCGGCCTGAAAGGTGGCTGGAAGTGGAGGGAGATGAAGAGAAGTGGAAATTTGTGCCTCGTGATCCGTATTCCTATCCGGTTTTCCAGGCCGGACCTCGTGTTTGTCTAGGGAGGGAAATGGCATTTTTACAAATGAAGAGGGTGGTTGCTGGTGTTTTAGCCAGGTTTAAAGTTGTTCCTGTGATTGATGAAGGGATCGAACCCGTGTATCTGCCGTATTTGACCGCGAAAATGAAGGGTGGTTTGCCTGTTAGGATTGAAGAGAGGGCTCTAACCAAGTGA
- the LOC141652957 gene encoding putative myosin-binding protein 4, whose translation MALKGTSPIRVESYVHSLGCVLRSAVCEWLLLFLLLLDAAFSYFLTKFAQYCGLQLPCLFCSRLDHVFGNEKPDFYKNLLCSDHKREISSLVMCHNHHKLADIHGMCEECLLSFTQTETNEETCKLLVDKMGLDCPIPGSVTTRSCSCCSKSWETRPFVQKLVVSRPSPSISKPDIPLPKSPRHRCLNRQEGLKKRKNRFSVSTTPFVLGNMDYDILSRMGYTEVKITSDSDSDFPLSDDDDIIIAPRDPQSSNNGENLLQQSSEMLLKRQNDYFSQAQQILKSTRTTTIITGQGLEQEKGETTTPTFFTPGGNARHSLTDISWQQIHKRNSPELPEFTSLDDIPLTSDVPEISAVISTNEFDRSSQSKKLSGSSSADYSHKTASLSVNVQFAVNQSKENWLDPKGKDDIEHASAMSKWESIDLNGTTTVTEVQTDLTRKTVFNRDLKDLASSSGKEVKASGPLLEHKKRDCNVTGFSDELSASNTAITSRNSSFDKNSVVNGHVDKPQIESSDSTESRVLSKLPSIEKSPSVESQEGDVGENEEENLVDRLRQENEHGKKRISDLYKELEEERSAAAIAANQAMAMITKLQEEKAALHMEALQYLRMMEEQAEYDVDELEKANDVITEKEKEIQDLQAELDYFRLKYPEDFPEDPDLDEVDLEDAESSYMETVEFEKS comes from the exons ATGGCTCTGAAAGGGACTTCTCCCATTAGAGTCGAAAGCTATGTACACAGCTTGGGATGCGTGTTGAGATCAGCTGTTTGTGAGTGGTTATTACTGTTTCTCTTGTTGCTTGATGCAGCATTTTCATATTTTCTTACAAAGTTTGCTCAATATTGTGGGCTTCAATTACCTTGTCTATTCTGTTCGAGGCTCGATCATGTATTTGGGAATGAAAAACCTGACTTCTATAAGAACCTACTCTGTAGTGACCACAAACGAGAGATATCATCTTTGGTTATGTGCCACAACCACCATAAGCTTGCTGATATCCATGGGATGTGTGAGGAATGTCTCTTGTCATTTACACAAACGGAGACTAATGAAGAAACATGTAAACTCTTGGTGGATAAAATGGGATTGGATTGTCCTATTCCCGGTTCTGTAACGACAAGGTCATGTTCGTGTTGTTCAAAGTCATGGGAAACCAGGCCCTTTGTTCAAAAGCTTGTTGTCTCAAGACCATCACCCTCCATTTCTAAACCCGACATTCCTTTGCCTAAGTCACCTCGTCATAGATGTTTAAACCGTCAAGAGGGGTTGAAAAAGAGAAAGAACAGATTTTCGGTCTCAACTACTCCTTTTGTCCTAGGGAATATGGATTATGACATATTGTCTCGTATGGGGTACACCGAGGTGAAGATCACTTCAGACTCTGATTCTGATTTTCCATTATCTGATGATGATGACATCATCATTGCCCCTAGAGATCCCCAAAGCAGTAATAATGGTGAAAATTTACTTCAACAGAGTTCCGAGATGTTACTTAAAAGGCAGAATGACTATTTTTCTCAAGCTCAACAAATCCTCAAGTCCACTCGTACTACAACTATTATTACGGGTCAAGGTCTTGAGCAAGAAAAGGGTGAAACTACCACCCCAACATTTTTTACCCCTGGTGGTAACGCGAGACACAGCTTGACAGATATAAGCTGGCAACAAATCCACAAGAGAAACAGCCCTGAGTTGCCTGAGTTTACCTCTTTAGATGATATTCCTCTTACATCCGATGTCCCAGAGATTTCTGCCGTCATTTCAACAAATGAGTTTGACAGAAGCTCACAGTCAAAGAAGCTCAGTGGTTCTAGTTCGGCAGACTACAGTCACAAAACTGCTTCTTTGTCTGTTAATGTTCAATTTGCTGTTAACCAATCAAAAGAGAATT GGTTAGATCCCAAGGGAAAAGATGATATTGAACATGCATCTGCCATGAGTAAGTGGGAGTCTATTGATCTGAATGGCACCACAACTGTGACGGAAGTACAGACAGATCTGACAAGGAAAACTGTTTtcaatagggatctgaaagaccTTGCCTCCAGCAGTGGCAAGGAAGTAAAGGCTTCTGGTCCTCTCTTGGAGCATAAAAAAAGAGATTGCAATGTCACTGGATTCTCTGACGAGTTGAGTGCCTCGAATACAGCAATAACTAGCCGAAATTCATCATTCGATAAAAACTCAGTGGTTAATGGACATGTCGATAAACCACAGATTGAGTCCTCTGATTCCACTGAATCTCGGGTATTGTCAAAATTGCCTAGTATTGAGAAGTCTCCCTCTGTTGAATCTCAAGAAGGCGATGTTggtgaaaatgaagaagaaaacctTGTTGATAGATTGAGGCAAGAAAACGAACATGGCAAGAAACGTATTAGTGACTTGTACAAAGAGCTGGAAGAAGAGAGAAGTGCAGCTGCAATTGCTGCTAATCAAGCAATGGCTATGATAACCAAGTTGCAAGAGGAGAAGGCTGCTCTTCACATGGAGGCACTTCAGTATTTGCGTATGATGGAAGAACAAGCAGAGTACGATGTTGATGAACTGGAAAAGGCTAATGACGTGATAACTGAGAAGGAGAAAGAAATACAAGACTTGCAAGCGGAGCTTGATTACTTCAGGCTAAAGTATCCAGAAGATTTTCCGGAGGATCCAGACTTAGATGAGGTGGATCTTGAAGATGCAGAGAGTTCTTACATGGAAACAGTTGAATTTGAGAAGTCATAG